The DNA sequence CGGCGAGAACGACGCGAGGCTGCGCGAGGAGACGCTGGAGGGGCTCGGATTCCTCGGCATCGAGCTCGATCCCGAGCGCAACGCGGCGTCCGATCGCGGGGCCCGGGTGATCTCGACGGACGGGTCCGCCGTGACGGTGCTCGTCGTCCCGACCAACGAGGAGCTCGAGATCGCGCGCCAGTCGCTCCAGGCGGTCGCGCGGGAGCGGGCCGACTGAGGCGAACAGGGCCGGGAGGCGCGAGATGCTGCGACGGAGCGGCGAACAGGCGCGGCGGGGCGGCCCGGCGGCGCGGTTCGTCGCCGTGCTCGCCGCCTCCCTGCTCGCCCTCGCGGCGCTCGCAGGGTGCAGCACGTCGCCCTACTCCGAGGGCCCTCACTTCGTCACGCCGCCGCTCATCCGCTACAGCTCCGTGCTGTGGCCGGTTCCGCTCGAGCTCGTCGGCGCCGAGCCCGGAGCGACGCTCCGGCTGCGCTCATCCCTGAGCACGAGCCGGGGCGTCTGGAGTTCGGCGGCGACCTACCAGGTGCCCGCGTCGGGCATCCTCGACATGGCGACCGCGCGGCCGCAGCTCGCCCCCTACGCCCAGCCCGACTCGGCCGGCCTGTTCTGGTCGCTCCGCGGTCCGCAGCTCAGCCCGAGCGACCAGGTGCGCCAGTGGATGACCAGCACCGTCACCCTCACCCTCTCGGCGTGGGACGGCGCCCGGCTGGTCGCCGAGCGCACCTTCCGATTGCAGGGGCTGGCGGCCGACCTGCACCCGCGGACCGTCCGCACGCGAGACCTCCTGGGGGATGCGCCCGGCATGCTGCCGCCGCAGACCCACGAGGACGGGCCGGTCGGCACCTTCTGGAGCGCCGCCTCCCTCGAGCGGCCCGCCACCCCCGCGGTCGTGATGTTCGACGATCCGTCGGCCGGTGCATCCTCGGCGTACACCGCACCGCTGCTCGCCGAGTT is a window from the Leifsonia sp. AG29 genome containing:
- a CDS encoding acyl-CoA thioesterase/BAAT N-terminal domain-containing protein, which encodes MLRRSGEQARRGGPAARFVAVLAASLLALAALAGCSTSPYSEGPHFVTPPLIRYSSVLWPVPLELVGAEPGATLRLRSSLSTSRGVWSSAATYQVPASGILDMATARPQLAPYAQPDSAGLFWSLRGPQLSPSDQVRQWMTSTVTLTLSAWDGARLVAERTFRLQGLAADLHPRTVRTRDLLGDAPGMLPPQTHEDGPVGTFWSAASLERPATPAVVMFDDPSAGASSAYTAPLLAEFGASVFVVPLAGARDGVRLTGAIDDSTVEAVLAWLQERPDVLSRRVFVYGTGAAGAVAVWAATHFASRIAGLFEAGGTPVVLCSPDGGASPIREGGVPVPCNGATEPVSRAFARSIDVVRGPVVLACGGRDAVLPSACAWQEALAETRAHRASDSVQEAAVAGHAVSVPPGLPIALDTGGAAGFSPQATEKARVAFWNAVGQIILRAAIS